The segment tatatatacacaccatggGTGTGTTTGACAGGCTTAAATCTCTGTATTGTTGCGAGCGCAACAAGTTCGTCTTCATttggaagcaaaaaaaaaacaccaacacatTCTTATTTGCacagttcattttattttagcaaaatctaataaaagtaaagcgTATATTTTACATCATGCACACAGACTGCCCACGTTTCTGAGGCCCTAATGCATTTGTTTGATAAACATGACACCTAGTGGCTAAGcagtatattttattcatgacGATATGTTCCCTTATAACCCCAAAAGACCAAGCATttcgttttatttataataagcatcacaataacacaaaaagtttaacttttatGAATctctaatttttattattttgatcagCAACTGTAgaagaattatttttattactattttgtttattattattactatataattACTTGTATAGCAATATGATCATGTTGAGAAATGTTCTCTTCAGTTTTGCAGGTCTTGCACCTTCTCATCTACTTTATGGGACACCACCACTCCGTCCAACAGCTCTTCTACGATAATCTTCACCCGCCTCTGACGGAGATGATGTTCTACATGAATTTttacacaaagcaaaaaaaaacacacagagtgTTATCATTTGTATTGAActatttgttgtgtgtgtgtgtgtgaacaggcagaatggcaaaaaaatgacatgacaatgctcctgtgcacaaatccagctccattaagatatgctttacattggttggagtggaagatcccctGCTTTAAAGCTCAAACTCAAACTCTAGAATGATCTCAGATGTAATTTATGAGTTTCTCAGTACTAACTGACTGAAGAAGACTATAGAAAGGATGTTACTCATAATAACACACTCAAGTGCTCATTATATTTCTCCCTCTCtggtgtttgtattgttataatgatttataatcacactattGATGTCACCCAGCTGAGGATATggtttctcttttgagtctccattcaagttttcttcctcataccatctaagggagtttttccttcccacagtcATTCCAGGCTGCtgatcaggaataaatacacatttaaatatgaacgtatcagcaaaaaaatgtaagaattttaaTTCACCCTCTTCTTCAATCTGTTCAATCTGATTCTGTTCCTTAACTGTTTCGGTCACGGACGTAGTCGTCTTTGTCTGAGAGACGTGGGTACTGTAAACGTTCACAATACATGACAGATAAATATAAGCTAATCCATGGTACATACAATAGTTCACTTTCCAATTAAAATCTAGTCGAATGACCAGCTTTGCATCCACAAGAGTAAATCCAAAACCTCACCTCTGTGATTCTCCCTCCAGCAGCCTCCTGTACTCAGCAATCTCCAGCTCCAGCCTCATTTTGATGTCCAGGAGCATCTGGTACTCTGTGGCCTGTTGCTGAGTGTTCAAATTGATCTGCTGCAGCTCTGTCTGTAGTCGGTCGATGTACAGCTGCAGCTGTGAAAGCTGCTCGCTGTAACGTCCCCCCACCTGATCCAGGTCTCTCTGCAGGTTTTGGATCTGTACCACAAGGGTTACAAAAGATAACGCAATCCTGTTCAGCAGGGTAAAGTGTGTTCTTTAACTTGGTCTTTGCAACCTTTAGGAGAGTCTTAATAATAGATTTTTATCAGTGCTAAGACAAAAGCTACACATACCAGTGTGTGAACGCTGTTGATTTCTATCTCCAAGGACTGGTAGCTTTTTCTCAGGTCACTGACGACCGTTTTGGAACTCGTGATCTCAGTATGACTTTGACTCACTTCAATGTTCAAATTTGTTACCTAGAAAACATCAGAAACTTATAATGACTGGAGTCTagattttataaagaaaaaaatcaaaactcCAAATTATGTGTATCATCCTTTTAGTTGCTTTTTACAAACAAACTTAATACTGAACAACAATGAAAAGCCTCATCACTGTaagttttttattgttaaagagcccgtgaaaagtgtggaaacacagaatctttgatgttttttaagatacatgcaacaaactcagaaaaagacaaaacacaagaATTAGACAGTGAAAGAGTGAAAATCGGACACTTTCAtcagatgtgatcagactgtgaTCTAGatacttttgtttaaaattattatgcAAATGAATCTTAGGTTTAAAGTTAACACGAATGGCATGCATCCTTTTATTAATACAGTACAAAATACTTAAAAAGTTATCATTTTCCTTGAGGTAATGAATAGAGAAACATCTCTGTGGCGTTTCCACATTCCTTGTGACTCTCCTCTTCCACCTCTTTAGCTGTCTAAAGCTGTCTTTAACGTGCATCTGTAAGATGCACGTTAAAGTCTATTCATctctcatttataataatacaattaacaGTTGAAACTGAATCTGTGTAAATGCTCTTTGATCTAAAAGACAGCAGTAAATTTTAAAGCTGCAAGCGAATGAGTCAAGGGCAAGTAAGAACCTATCAGAATACCGCATGCCAAAACGCTACAACGAACGGTACAATAAATCATCTTTCATTCCTTGATAGTTTGATCTAGACGTGTTAAACAACTTGCAACATGACACCTTTTGTTTGAAGTCACACACTTAACAAGTCATCAAAAATAGCGTAAAATGAGACGGACAGGTGTTTCTTGTCACCCAGGTGTTTCATCGCTTGTTAAAAGAATTCACAGCTCTAAACGTTTACTTCTGGTTTGAGTctggaaccaaaaaaaaaaccttctggaATGAAACACAACCACTACCAAAGTAATGCAAACGATAGAATCTGCTTATGATCTAATATATACAAGTTCATCCATCAAGCATGATGCAGGTAGTGTCATCGATTGGGCTTGTGGGGCTACAGGAACTAATATTTATGTTGATGGAGCTCATGATGGAGGCGGCAGAAAGAATTCAGAAACATTTCGTCTGTCAGTCTTCATCATGGAGCAAGTATTACAAGCTTTtacaaaaacactgaaaaacttGGACAAGTCAATCGGAAGATTTTAACCCAAGTGAGCAGCATTTTATCTTCTGAAGAGGAGACTGAAGGGAGAAACCACTTTTATATCCTCTTTTATTCTTCTCcaacacccctcacatttttcTTGGATCTCTCAGATGTCTTATACAGACTTCTAAGATGTTCCATCCacttatccatccatcaaccCATGCATCCATTCTAACCAGCCAAACAACTAGCTCACCTTCTTCTGGAACCACTCCTCAATTTTCTTGCGGTTCTTTTGGATGAGTTCCTCATACTGCTCTCGCATCTCACTCAGCTCTTTATCGAGGCTTACAGCTGGAGCGCAGTCGACCTCCACATTCACCGCGCCGCTCTGTTGGGTGCGAACCATTTGCAGATCCTGAGAACAGAGGAACAGGAATACACAAGCACACCATGATCATGGGCATACAGAGGCAAAATTAGCAGAACAGTTTCCCAgatgtttacacactattatacacacaaatatttttgaatgaaaaattaaaacCACCTCCTCATGGGTCTTCTTGAGGTAAACCAGTTCTTCTGTAAAGTCAGCCATCAGGATTTGTAGGTCTTTGGCTTTCAGCTCCATCTCCCTGAAAACCGTGCGCAACCGGGCCAAGTCTGCGTCCACAATCAAACGCATGTTCTTCTCCGCCTCATACCTGCAGGAGCAAACCAGGAACACAGACCGAAAGCTCTGTCGTGAATCGAACGCACATGAGGCACACGCTAAAGATGATTTCTCACTGATTCTTTACGCAGAATACAGCAGACACTTACTTCATTTTAAAGTCAGAAGCTGCAAGATCAGCATTGCTCAGCATTGTGCCaatctgttgtttttctttggTGCTAGCAATAATCttacaggagaaagaaagacaacacACCGTTACAAGAAGGTGACCAGGACATGTGAAGAAACAAGGAATTGAATAATGACACaacaattattgtaaacggTTTTCGGCTGATGAATTCTACATTGTAGAGTAATTTCAGGTTGATTGATGCTGCTTGGATGGTGCTGTACCTGTTTCTGGAGATCTTCAATGATGATGTAATATTTACTCAGATCTTTGCTGCTAGATGGGACCCTGCTTTCACAAAACGCCTTGATTTTCTGCTCAAGCGTGAGATTCGCACGTTCTAAGGAAACCACCTGAGCACACAGAACGTTAAAGAGAAATGTTAAGATCAAGGAGAGGTCTGAAAGGAACATGTGAGGAACCCTTCTGACTGTTACTTTACCTTCTCTATGTATGACGCCAGACGTCCGTTAAGATTCTGCATAGCAGATTTTTCATTGCCAAACACTGAGAACTCATGAGAAGGTGAAAACAAGGACAAAAAATCCGAGTTCATCATCATCTTGTAAGCTGAAGTTTGGACACTTGCAGTACTGCCTGTGCTGTACGAAGTGCTCCGTTGCAGCGTGGCTCGCATGGCTGGATGCTTCAGGTGCTCGTCGAATCCTCAATGTCCTTCAAAAGCGAGACTCTCAGAAACAGTTGGACCTGTTTCTCGCTTTTATAAGCTGCTGAATGGAGAAATTCCTTTCTTTGGAAAGGGCTGGTCTGACATCCCACACCATGTTACACCTTTCCGAAGAATCTTCATCGGTTCTTTTAAATGAGAGATGGTGCATacctgtgaagaaaaaaaaaagcccacagaaaatgtttttggtttaaGTCCCATGATTGACTTTTGCTTAAGAAGActtctaatgatttttttacagAACGCCTGCAGGACTGGATTATCAGCATGAATGTTTTCTTACTGCTCTCCTCTGCCAACTGTAATGTAGAAAAATATTTACCATATTTTCTTTTAGTGCGATGATTTTAATTGCATTCTAATGAAAGCGCATTCACGTGCAAAAGTAATTATTATCAAGGaccaattttcattttcattgtcAGCGAAATTTATCCAGATTTTCATCCAACCAGCATGACTGCTCGGGCACGAccggaaaaataaaaataaaacagatagaaagtgtttaaaaatctttttttgtttctatcaAGTTGGTAATGATTTTCACGAGTTTATGTGACGTGAGGTCACAAGTAAAAGTTTTATGTGTATGGCTTTTTTTATGCATAAATAAGTTTTTAACCTGATAAATGCATGAAATAATcgaaatatatttttgtgcatatgcaaaaaaaaaactgtgacgTTCCACTTGTGAGGTTTGTCAAGATTTGCGTTCATTTATCTACAaggatgtgtgttaataaagtcaggtactgatgtagctgtgttgaggaggcctggggtgtggtCTACTGCGGTGCAGAAGGTGGTAGCTTCGTGGTTAAGCCATTGGACTTTGGAtgcaaaggttgtgagttcaaatcctaagctgccactcctgggcccctgagcacaCTAatatcagcattcacattcattctaaaggtgttcaatagggttggagctatagcaggagatcttttactccaaagCATGGAAATTTCATgagcatccaaaaacatcataCAATTCTGTGTGTCTAAGTAACTGCTTCAACATGGATGGAAAAGACAAGTTTCCAAAAACTTTATGTAGAACATGTTCTTGTAGAACATGTGACGCAGGGGATTATTCTCCTGGCTTTTCACTACTAAGTTATTCATCACTCAACACCTGGTATTTGTGTTCTGAATGAttgacacgtttttttttcttcctacaCACCAGTAGGTGTAATTTTCAGGTCAAAAGCTTTCAGATTGTCAGTGATGACAGGCATGGATTTTCTATTATGTAGAAGAATGTTTTGGTAGacaaattgtttttctttgccattgttttaagtgttttttttaaagtgtgtgtgtgtgtctacatccTCATTCCTTGTAAGACACATTAgtttgaattaattaaaaatattgatgTTGATTGATAGATAAGCACATGCACGTGAAAGCTCAGGATTCAGAAACCTTATAACTTTGTTAGGATTTCACTTTTGGATGAATGAAAGTGACATATTCGGtattttgtttgctttcagCGTGTTTGCAGCTTTCAGCTTTCTGATGCATGCCCTACTCCGTAACGTGATATTAAATTGATTTGGACTTTGCAGCTCTTTGAGGCGAGTGCAGTTGTGTTTTGATGGAAAACGTGTAGACTGTATTGAGCTGTTTGTTCTGAGTACACACTCAGGCCTGCGCTACGGCTTTCGGAAATCTTTAGGTACATAAACCAGGAGtccatttttttcctgtgttaAATATGAGCCTTGCGTCAGCGGAACCACTTAAGCCTTATTTCGCCTTTAGCTAATCAATGATTCTTATCAAAACTGATAACACACAGGTGATCGCTGATGCACCGTACGGACAAAGGTTTCTGGACACCCAAGCATAAGATtgttatgtgcttctttttaaacatcccattccacatttaatctttaTTTCCCCTTATAATATCccccactcctctgggaagatgttccaatagttttttgtggaaaatttgtgttcattcagagaCTAGGAtgtgttttagtaaagtcaggtgctgatgtaggtgaggtgagaaggtctggggtgcagacagctttcacattcatcccaaaagtgttcaatagggtttaaagcaagagatcttccacatcgtccaaccacgtaaagcagatcttcatggagctggctggaatagtcaggtgtcccaataattttgtccttatagtgtatcaAATATCTGAGCAGAATATTGGCACAGGTGAGAATAATAAACAGGATCAGGTGCAGGTGTTTTCCTTCTTGGCCGATACCTTGGAAAAGTGAGACGTTAGATGTAATTTAAGATGCAACTTCATATCAGAAAAGTGTGATACAATCTTTCAGAAGGCCCACAGAAATGTAGGTGAACAAAAACATTATGAaactgtttctttctttgttgtgtGGGTGGCACCCAAAGGTATGTGGGCACccaaatgtatgtggacacccagaCATCACAGAGCTTGTTGAACATCACATTTCCAAGATATGGGTTTAAACAGGAATGGATATGGATTTGGTCTCCTCTTtactgctgggttttttttggggttttttttccaagctTCCATTTTTCTGGAAAAGGCACTCTACTATATTCAAAAATGTGCCTATGGgtatttttgcagatttatctTTAGTGAGGTTAAGAAGGTCTGGCATGCAATCTGACTTCCAGATCTTCTCAAAAGTGTGTATTGAAATGGAAATCAGATGTTTGTTCAGAACACTCGAATTTCAGAATTAGAAACTGCTTAAGTGTCGGGTGTGTTCAAGTGAAACTTTGGATAGACATAcaaaccacacccacacacaccctcacacacccacacccacacccacacacagacacagacacacacacacacatacacacacacacacacatatatatttaggtTAGATTAGGATTTTTAAAAGGTATAGGAGGCATGAAATAAAGATCACTGTCCTTTAGACAAACCGTGTTTCTCTGGAATATTCTGTGCATGGGTCGTTGTCATGCCAGAACAAGCTTGTAGGTTCCATGGAAATTTTGATGCCACATCATtacacattttctcttcacttcaattaataaacacaaacatgacgaagattaaaaaaaaaaaaaaacacaacaaagcatGAAAAATCTATCAAAGCAACTGAGTTTGTTTTGAAACCaggagcatcatcatgctgggGCACATCTCAGCACCGTAGTTCCAGAGAAGGAAAATTGTAAATaagagtttattaaaaaattaaacaaatttgtgaaaacagtttggagaaggtTTAGATGTAGCTGTGATGGTCAGGTTTCTATCTGCATTACTTCAGGCTAAAAAGTTTAGAACGTTGTCCCAAAAAAGCTTTacagtattaaatacattacaaatatagtatatagtgtttTAGTTTATCCCGATCCAGAGCGAGCCAGTGGTAggagtggcaagaaaaaactccctgagatggcatgagaaagaaacctcaagaggaaccagactcatcatCAGTATTAATTCTGTTACAgtaactgtatataattgtaaattcacAGCATATGTTGTTGagtacctatctatctatctatctatctatctatctatctatctatctatctatctatctatctatctatctatctatctatctatctatctgtttaatATATCCCATCTAATCTAATCCATCTGGGAGACACCAGATGTCCATTCCTTATAGTTCAACCATTGCTGAGGTTACCAACAATACTTGGAACCATCAAAGTGCAAAAACTGTTTGTCTTACACCACTGTCTCATACTGTTTATGTTCATTACAGTCCAattccatcttcatggttcctgAGCCTCACCTTCCACTGTGACCTCATGGATCAACCTGTGGATCCATTTTAAGAAGCAGAGATTTttccagattaaaaaaaaaaaaagtagtgtaAAAATATGCGTCACTGAATTGTTCATAACTTTTCACAGTAAAGTGTCGAATCAATACTGTATGGAATATGcatttttagaaataaacaCTACTATGTTGAACCATTTTACATTTCGGttataaaaacagcaaatacattaaaaagaaattaaaataaaattctgaaaACAGTGTATTAAAAATCATTGAATGCTGGAGGTGAGCAACAGTTACATGAGGGTTTATTGCTTCCTTATCGCTAGTGATGGATTATTGATTGTTGATTGTtgatatatgtgtatatgctATAAAAGAGATGTTAACCAGACGCACAACATTCAGCTAAACAACTCTTCAGTCAGTTCAGGTGAGTGAGAGACGCTGTAGTTATTGATACTGTTGGTAAACCTGTTGTTTTGGGCTGTATTATGTATCAACTGTAAATGCGCACGTTATTTGAGGCGTCTGTCATTAATT is part of the Silurus meridionalis isolate SWU-2019-XX chromosome 9, ASM1480568v1, whole genome shotgun sequence genome and harbors:
- the LOC124391348 gene encoding keratin, type I cytoskeletal 13-like; its protein translation is MRATLQRSTSYSTGSTASVQTSAYKMMMNSDFLSLFSPSHEFSVFGNEKSAMQNLNGRLASYIEKVVSLERANLTLEQKIKAFCESRVPSSSKDLSKYYIIIEDLQKQIIASTKEKQQIGTMLSNADLAASDFKMKYEAEKNMRLIVDADLARLRTVFREMELKAKDLQILMADFTEELVYLKKTHEEDLQMVRTQQSGAVNVEVDCAPAVSLDKELSEMREQYEELIQKNRKKIEEWFQKKVTNLNIEVSQSHTEITSSKTVVSDLRKSYQSLEIEINSVHTLIQNLQRDLDQVGGRYSEQLSQLQLYIDRLQTELQQINLNTQQQATEYQMLLDIKMRLELEIAEYRRLLEGESQSTHVSQTKTTTSVTETVKEQNQIEQIEEEEHHLRQRRVKIIVEELLDGVVVSHKVDEKVQDLQN